The Streptomyces kanamyceticus genome window below encodes:
- a CDS encoding VOC family protein — MRVSSLLHYGLQVPDLSRGGKFYEDFGLSVSAHGSVLAVRCDAQDLDRTLLTEGPDKRLQHIAFGVAPGDLPRMRRHLEKEGVRLEDAPARDVAQGLPDEVAAGLWFRDPHGTLVTVREQPPLPAPTADAPAMNVPGDYRRKDVARWLTADAPTRPRRLGHMLIFSPDVAASERFYGRTLGLGLSDRVPGVVTFMNCGPGDHHVFGFVQSTHPGLHHSSWEVGSVDEIVLGARGLADRGSALGWGLGRHTFGSNLFHYIRDPWGSWVEYFLDMDQITENWQPRDWQDVPSTVWCPLRPAEFTENTEPTP, encoded by the coding sequence ATGCGGGTTTCCAGCCTCCTCCATTACGGTCTCCAGGTACCCGACCTGAGCAGGGGAGGAAAGTTCTACGAGGACTTCGGCCTCTCCGTCTCCGCACACGGCTCTGTTCTCGCCGTGCGCTGCGACGCCCAGGATCTGGACCGCACACTGCTGACGGAAGGGCCCGACAAACGCCTCCAGCACATCGCGTTCGGGGTCGCGCCCGGTGACCTGCCCCGGATGCGGCGGCATCTGGAGAAGGAGGGCGTACGCCTGGAGGACGCGCCCGCGCGCGACGTGGCGCAAGGGCTCCCCGACGAGGTGGCGGCCGGTCTGTGGTTCCGTGATCCGCACGGCACCCTCGTCACCGTGCGCGAACAGCCGCCGCTGCCCGCGCCGACGGCCGACGCGCCCGCGATGAACGTGCCCGGCGACTACCGGCGCAAGGACGTCGCGCGCTGGCTGACCGCCGACGCGCCCACCAGGCCCCGGCGCCTGGGACACATGCTGATCTTCTCGCCGGACGTGGCCGCCTCCGAGCGGTTCTACGGCCGGACGCTGGGGCTCGGGCTCTCCGACCGGGTGCCGGGCGTGGTGACGTTCATGAACTGCGGCCCCGGTGACCACCACGTCTTCGGGTTCGTCCAGAGCACCCATCCCGGTCTGCACCACTCCAGCTGGGAAGTGGGCAGCGTCGACGAGATCGTGCTCGGCGCCCGGGGCCTGGCCGACCGGGGCAGTGCTCTCGGCTGGGGCCTGGGCCGTCACACCTTCGGCTCCAACCTCTTCCACTACATCCGTGATCCGTGGGGCAGCTGGGTCGAGTACTTCCTCGACATGGACCAGATCACGGAGAACTGGCAGCCGCGGGACTGGCAGGACGTGCCCTCCACCGTCTGGTGCCCGCTGCGCCCCGCCGAGTTCACCGAGAACACCGAGCCCACCCCGTGA
- a CDS encoding malonic semialdehyde reductase yields MIPTETSRHLALDPVAQDLLFREARTATAFTSEPVGDEQVRAIYELVKYAPTSMNQQPMRVVLLRSPEARGELRTHLAHGNRAKAATAPLIALLAADLRFHETLPEVFPHLPEAKDLFADPAVRRDSALFNTALQVAYFIVGIRAAGLAAGPIVGYDADAINKAFFGDGTKEIVTVVNIGRPAAGSGHPRLPRLAFHDVVSTV; encoded by the coding sequence ATGATCCCCACGGAGACATCCCGGCACCTGGCGCTCGACCCGGTCGCGCAGGACCTCCTCTTCCGCGAGGCCCGCACGGCCACGGCCTTCACGTCCGAGCCCGTCGGCGACGAACAGGTGCGCGCCATCTACGAGTTGGTGAAGTACGCGCCGACCTCGATGAACCAGCAGCCGATGCGCGTGGTCCTGCTGCGCTCACCCGAAGCCCGCGGGGAACTCCGCACGCACCTGGCCCACGGCAACCGCGCCAAGGCCGCCACGGCACCCCTGATCGCGCTGCTCGCGGCCGACCTGCGCTTCCACGAGACGCTGCCCGAGGTCTTCCCGCACCTGCCGGAGGCCAAGGACCTGTTCGCGGACCCGGCGGTGCGACGCGATTCGGCGCTGTTCAACACGGCGCTGCAGGTCGCGTACTTCATCGTCGGCATCCGGGCCGCCGGGCTCGCCGCCGGGCCGATCGTGGGATACGACGCCGACGCGATCAACAAGGCGTTCTTCGGCGACGGCACCAAGGAGATCGTCACCGTCGTCAACATCGGCCGCCCGGCCGCCGGTTCGGGGCACCCCCGGCTGCCCCGGCTCGCCTTCCACGACGTCGTCAGCACCGTCTGA
- a CDS encoding cyclase family protein has product MTRLIDLSVTTRSTPSEATPVTVDLLDHRTGATVLGLTPEDFPDGMAISNETVTLTTHTGTHMDAPLHYGPLSGGSPAKSIDQVPLEWCHGPGVRLDVRDVPPGEGITTDHLEAAFKEAGHEPVPGDIALLWTGADRLWGGAEYLREFPGLTGEGTAYLVERGIRVIGIDAWGLDRPMHRMIEDYQHTGDNAHLWPAHIYGRTAEYLQLEKLAHLGDLPAATGFTICCFPVAVEGAGAGWTRVVALVEDAAP; this is encoded by the coding sequence ATGACCCGCCTCATCGACCTGAGCGTGACCACGCGGTCCACGCCGAGCGAGGCCACCCCGGTCACGGTCGACCTCCTCGACCACAGGACCGGGGCCACCGTCCTCGGCCTGACCCCCGAGGACTTCCCCGACGGCATGGCCATCTCGAACGAGACGGTCACGCTGACCACGCACACCGGCACGCACATGGACGCCCCGCTGCACTACGGCCCGCTCAGCGGCGGCTCCCCGGCCAAGAGCATCGACCAGGTCCCCCTCGAGTGGTGCCACGGACCCGGCGTACGGCTGGACGTGCGCGACGTACCGCCGGGCGAGGGCATCACGACCGACCACCTGGAGGCCGCGTTCAAGGAGGCCGGGCACGAGCCCGTCCCCGGCGACATCGCCCTCCTGTGGACCGGGGCCGACCGGCTGTGGGGCGGCGCGGAGTATCTGCGCGAGTTCCCAGGTCTGACCGGCGAGGGCACGGCGTACCTCGTCGAGCGCGGCATCCGTGTCATCGGGATCGACGCGTGGGGCCTGGACCGCCCCATGCACCGCATGATCGAGGACTACCAGCACACCGGGGACAACGCGCACCTGTGGCCCGCGCACATCTACGGCAGGACCGCCGAGTACCTCCAGCTGGAGAAGCTCGCCCACCTCGGCGACCTGCCCGCGGCCACCGGCTTCACCATCTGCTGCTTCCCTGTCGCCGTCGAGGGCGCGGGCGCGGGCTGGACCCGGGTCGTCGCGCTCGTCGAGGACGCCGCACCCTGA
- a CDS encoding ketosynthase chain-length factor — protein MSDKVVITGIGVMAPNGLTVEEFWASVLAGRSGIGEIDRFDASAYPARIAGQIRDFDPLEHIPKRLLPQTDVSTRLALAAAAAALADARVDPAELAEFDMGVMTSNATGGFEFTHKEFKKLWSQGPSAVSVYESFAWFYAVNTGQISIRHGMRGPGSVVVGEQAGGLDSVGNARRAIRLGTPFMVCGGVDSAFDPWGWAAHISGGRVSTTPDPRRAYTPFDVAADGYVPGEGGAILIAENADTALSRGREPYGEIAGHASTFDPAPGVGRPPGLRRAAELALADAGLTPGDIDVVFADAAGIPADDGAEAAAIREVFGPGGVPVTAPKALTGRLFAGGGPLDLVAALLCIREGVVPATAHTTEVPAAYGIDLVLDRPRTRRVDSALVLARGKGGFNSAVVVRRSEAAERRDPS, from the coding sequence ATGAGCGACAAGGTGGTGATCACCGGCATCGGGGTGATGGCGCCCAACGGGCTCACCGTCGAGGAGTTCTGGGCGTCCGTCCTTGCGGGCCGCAGCGGCATCGGTGAGATCGACCGCTTCGACGCCTCCGCCTATCCCGCCCGAATCGCGGGCCAGATACGGGACTTCGACCCGCTGGAGCACATCCCCAAACGGCTCCTGCCGCAGACGGACGTCTCCACCCGCCTCGCGCTCGCGGCGGCCGCGGCCGCCCTCGCGGACGCCCGTGTCGACCCCGCGGAACTCGCCGAGTTCGACATGGGCGTCATGACGTCGAACGCCACCGGGGGCTTCGAGTTCACCCACAAGGAGTTCAAGAAGCTCTGGTCCCAAGGGCCTTCGGCAGTCAGCGTCTATGAGTCCTTCGCCTGGTTCTACGCGGTGAACACCGGCCAGATCTCCATCCGGCACGGCATGCGCGGACCCGGCAGCGTCGTCGTCGGCGAACAGGCGGGCGGTCTCGACTCGGTGGGCAACGCGCGCCGCGCCATCCGGCTCGGCACCCCGTTCATGGTGTGCGGCGGCGTCGACTCCGCCTTCGACCCCTGGGGCTGGGCCGCCCACATCTCCGGCGGCCGGGTCAGTACGACACCCGACCCGCGCCGCGCCTACACCCCGTTCGACGTCGCCGCGGACGGCTACGTACCCGGCGAGGGCGGGGCGATCCTCATCGCCGAGAACGCCGACACGGCCCTCAGCCGCGGCCGCGAGCCCTACGGCGAGATCGCGGGCCATGCCTCGACGTTCGACCCGGCACCCGGCGTCGGCCGACCGCCGGGACTGCGCAGGGCGGCCGAACTCGCCCTCGCCGACGCGGGACTGACGCCGGGGGACATCGACGTCGTCTTCGCCGACGCGGCCGGGATCCCGGCCGACGACGGTGCGGAGGCGGCGGCGATCCGGGAGGTGTTCGGGCCCGGCGGCGTGCCCGTCACCGCGCCCAAGGCGCTGACGGGGCGACTGTTCGCGGGCGGCGGGCCGCTCGACCTGGTGGCCGCGCTGCTCTGTATCCGCGAAGGCGTCGTCCCTGCCACCGCACACACCACCGAGGTGCCCGCCGCGTACGGCATCGACCTCGTCCTCGACCGGCCCCGCACCCGCCGCGTCGACTCCGCCCTGGTGCTCGCACGGGGCAAGGGCGGCTTCAACTCCGCCGTCGTCGTACGTCGTTCCGAGGCGGCAGAGCGCCGCGACCCCAGCTGA
- a CDS encoding ImmA/IrrE family metallo-endopeptidase, giving the protein MPGEAGIAQLCAHVSAERGRPVVTAPMDLEAPSPCGMWIAWQDIDVIVYASDTSPAHQDHIIVHELAHILCGHRAVDEPPDQGAVGTLFPDLDPALVRDALYRTAYTDPQEREAEMFASLFLKRAAASAPPEPVREVPCADAEIIARIEATLGPH; this is encoded by the coding sequence ATGCCCGGCGAGGCCGGTATCGCCCAGCTGTGCGCCCATGTCAGCGCGGAGCGCGGACGCCCCGTGGTGACCGCCCCGATGGACCTCGAGGCGCCCTCGCCGTGCGGCATGTGGATCGCCTGGCAGGACATCGACGTCATCGTGTACGCGTCGGACACCAGCCCGGCGCACCAGGACCACATCATCGTCCACGAACTCGCGCACATCCTGTGCGGGCACCGGGCCGTCGACGAACCCCCCGACCAGGGTGCGGTCGGCACGCTCTTCCCCGACCTCGATCCCGCGCTCGTGCGCGACGCCCTGTACCGCACCGCGTACACCGACCCCCAGGAGCGCGAGGCCGAGATGTTCGCCTCGCTCTTCCTCAAGCGGGCCGCGGCGTCGGCTCCCCCGGAGCCGGTCCGGGAGGTCCCGTGTGCGGACGCGGAGATCATCGCTCGCATCGAGGCCACGCTCGGGCCGCACTGA
- a CDS encoding helix-turn-helix domain-containing protein has translation MPESDEGALLAERLNHLFRASRPRGRTWTNREVAEEVKLANPKLKVSGAYLSALRTGKRTNPSADLLSALAKFFGVSPAYFVDQNHAARVDSQLAALNELSQSGVREVALRAVGLPPESLAAISAVIDQVRKLQGLPPVEE, from the coding sequence ATGCCGGAGAGCGATGAGGGAGCGCTGCTCGCGGAGCGGCTCAACCACCTGTTTCGCGCCAGTCGCCCCCGCGGCAGAACGTGGACGAACCGCGAAGTGGCCGAGGAGGTGAAACTGGCCAATCCCAAACTGAAGGTGAGCGGTGCCTATCTGTCCGCGCTGCGTACGGGAAAGCGGACGAACCCGTCGGCCGATCTCCTGAGCGCACTGGCGAAATTCTTCGGTGTCTCGCCCGCCTACTTCGTCGATCAGAATCACGCCGCGAGAGTGGACAGCCAATTGGCGGCGCTCAACGAACTGAGCCAGTCTGGTGTGCGTGAAGTGGCCCTGCGAGCGGTCGGGTTGCCGCCGGAGAGTCTGGCGGCCATCAGCGCCGTCATCGACCAGGTCCGTAAATTGCAGGGATTGCCGCCCGTCGAGGAGTAG
- a CDS encoding AfsR/SARP family transcriptional regulator — translation MKSSFDIGVLGPLHLRSGDSIPTPTAPKERELLALLLMNSGRVVPISTMIDELWPERPPKTAITALQTYVLNIRRSLSIALGLHGPDVRTELLLTKNKGYVFHTETCDFDLTQYHDLVLAGRRALRDGERNLAVGLLRQAEGLWRGAPLSDVDQGSPLRAEIAGLEQSRSAARALRIQAELHLGHHQFLLAELAELTAEYPFDENLHGSYMEALRRSGRRDKALEVYQRLHRSMAEQIGLEPCQELQILRREIERSLAPAPEYERSVPCGFPASSITVSRYPT, via the coding sequence ATGAAGAGCTCGTTCGACATCGGAGTCCTGGGGCCGCTGCACCTGCGTTCCGGCGATTCGATACCGACACCGACCGCCCCCAAGGAAAGGGAGCTGCTCGCGCTGCTCCTGATGAATTCCGGTCGGGTCGTGCCCATCAGCACCATGATCGACGAACTGTGGCCGGAGCGGCCGCCGAAGACCGCGATCACCGCGCTGCAGACCTATGTCCTCAACATCCGCAGAAGCCTGTCGATCGCGCTCGGCCTGCACGGCCCCGACGTCAGGACCGAGCTGCTCCTGACGAAGAACAAGGGGTACGTGTTCCACACGGAGACCTGCGACTTCGACCTCACCCAGTACCACGACCTGGTGCTCGCCGGGCGCCGCGCCCTGCGGGACGGCGAGCGGAACCTGGCGGTGGGGCTCCTTCGCCAGGCGGAGGGACTGTGGCGCGGCGCTCCGCTCTCCGACGTCGACCAGGGCTCGCCCCTGCGCGCCGAGATCGCCGGACTCGAGCAGTCCCGGTCGGCCGCGCGCGCCTTGCGCATCCAGGCCGAACTCCACCTGGGGCACCATCAGTTCCTTCTCGCCGAATTGGCCGAACTGACCGCCGAGTATCCCTTCGACGAGAATCTGCACGGCTCTTACATGGAAGCTCTGCGGCGCAGCGGGCGCCGCGACAAAGCCCTTGAGGTGTATCAGCGTCTGCATCGTTCCATGGCCGAGCAGATAGGTCTTGAGCCGTGTCAGGAACTGCAAATTCTGCGGCGGGAAATCGAGCGGAGTCTCGCACCTGCCCCTGAGTACGAAAGGAGTGTGCCATGCGGGTTTCCAGCCTCCTCCATTACGGTCTCCAGGTACCCGACCTGA
- a CDS encoding beta-ketoacyl-[acyl-carrier-protein] synthase family protein, translating to MTRPTRRVVITGLGVRAPGGAGKKQFWDLLSSGRTATRRISFFDPSPYRSQVAGECDFDPVHEGLTARQIRRMDRSAQFAVVCAREAAADSGIEFEELDPHRTGVSLGSAVAAATSLEREYLVLSDGGRQWQVDPDYLSPHMFDYLTPGAAAAEVAWAVGAEGPTAMVSDGCTSGLDALGHACRLIQEGSADVMVAGAADTPVTPIVVACFDAIKATTPRNDDPGRASRPFDRTRNGFVLAEGAAMFVLEEYGHARRRGAHIYGEISGYATRLNAYHMTGLKTDGREMAEAIRAALDESRTDTDAIDYINAHGSGTKQNDRHETAAFKRSLGDHAYRVPVSSIKSMVGHSLGAIGSIEIAACALAIDQGVVPPTANLHEPDPECDLDYVPLTAREMRVDTVLSVGSGFGGFQSAMVLRRAEGAVA from the coding sequence ATGACACGTCCGACACGTCGTGTGGTCATCACGGGCCTCGGGGTACGGGCGCCGGGCGGCGCGGGGAAGAAGCAGTTCTGGGATCTGCTGAGTTCGGGCCGCACCGCGACCCGCCGGATCTCCTTCTTCGACCCGAGCCCCTACCGGTCACAGGTCGCGGGAGAGTGCGACTTCGACCCGGTCCACGAAGGATTGACGGCACGTCAGATCCGCCGGATGGACCGTTCCGCGCAGTTCGCCGTGGTCTGCGCGCGGGAGGCGGCGGCCGACAGCGGCATCGAGTTCGAGGAACTGGACCCGCACCGCACGGGCGTCAGCCTGGGCAGCGCGGTCGCCGCCGCGACCAGCCTGGAGCGCGAGTACCTGGTGCTGTCCGACGGTGGCAGGCAGTGGCAGGTCGACCCCGACTATCTCTCCCCGCACATGTTCGACTACCTCACCCCGGGCGCCGCCGCCGCGGAGGTCGCCTGGGCGGTCGGTGCGGAAGGGCCGACCGCGATGGTCTCCGACGGCTGCACCTCGGGGCTCGACGCGTTGGGCCACGCCTGCCGCCTCATCCAGGAGGGCAGCGCGGACGTGATGGTCGCGGGGGCCGCCGACACCCCCGTCACACCGATCGTCGTGGCCTGCTTCGACGCGATCAAGGCGACCACCCCGCGCAACGACGATCCCGGTCGGGCCTCGCGCCCCTTCGACCGCACGCGCAACGGCTTCGTCCTCGCGGAGGGCGCTGCCATGTTCGTCCTGGAGGAGTACGGGCACGCGCGGCGCCGCGGAGCGCACATCTACGGCGAGATCAGCGGGTACGCGACCCGGCTCAACGCGTACCACATGACGGGCCTGAAGACCGACGGCCGCGAGATGGCCGAGGCGATCAGGGCCGCCCTCGACGAGTCGAGGACCGACACCGACGCGATCGACTACATCAACGCCCACGGCTCGGGCACCAAACAGAACGACCGGCACGAGACCGCCGCCTTCAAGCGCAGCCTCGGCGACCACGCCTACCGGGTGCCGGTCAGCTCCATCAAGTCCATGGTGGGGCACTCGCTCGGCGCCATCGGTTCCATCGAGATCGCCGCCTGCGCGCTCGCCATCGACCAGGGCGTCGTGCCGCCGACCGCCAACCTCCACGAACCCGACCCCGAATGCGACCTGGACTACGTGCCGCTGACGGCGCGTGAGATGCGCGTGGACACGGTGCTCAGCGTCGGCAGCGGCTTCGGCGGCTTCCAGAGCGCGATGGTGCTGCGCCGTGCGGAAGGAGCGGTGGCATGA
- a CDS encoding aromatase/cyclase codes for MILHTLIYRFDESVTESDQRRFFDELRELLLTSEYIEGFACEPHHWLPIDDNSRGMTGTAIAQYAARDLDSLRAFSELPHVHDFLASWHSKITYQAAYANHRELTLTGRRVMRHTEHTVTVDAPVAAVWDVLVDVEGYARIFPPTQEAKIIEDSETHQIVRLVVDVNGETQSWVSRRDIDHDRHVIAYRQLELAPIIGHMGGEWRAYPLTDTRTQLVLTHDFKPKDPVDGKVAGKFTYEEADELLCGGVERNSVDDLGAVKSEAEGRATGASAA; via the coding sequence ATGATTCTGCACACCCTGATCTACCGTTTCGACGAATCGGTCACCGAATCCGATCAGCGCCGGTTCTTCGACGAACTGCGGGAATTACTGCTCACCTCCGAGTACATCGAGGGCTTCGCCTGCGAGCCGCACCACTGGCTGCCGATCGACGACAACTCGCGCGGCATGACCGGCACGGCGATCGCCCAGTACGCCGCCCGCGACCTGGACTCCCTGCGCGCGTTCTCCGAACTCCCGCACGTGCACGACTTCCTGGCGAGCTGGCACTCGAAGATCACCTACCAGGCCGCCTACGCCAACCACCGCGAACTCACCCTCACCGGAAGGCGCGTCATGCGACACACCGAGCACACCGTCACCGTCGATGCCCCCGTCGCCGCGGTCTGGGACGTCCTGGTCGATGTCGAGGGCTACGCCCGGATCTTCCCGCCCACCCAGGAGGCGAAGATCATCGAGGACTCCGAGACCCACCAGATCGTCCGGCTCGTCGTCGACGTGAACGGCGAGACGCAGTCGTGGGTGTCGCGCAGGGACATCGACCACGACCGGCACGTCATCGCCTACCGACAGCTCGAACTCGCCCCGATCATCGGCCACATGGGCGGTGAATGGCGCGCGTACCCGCTCACCGATACGCGTACGCAGCTCGTCCTCACCCATGACTTCAAGCCCAAGGACCCGGTCGACGGCAAGGTCGCGGGCAAGTTCACCTACGAAGAGGCCGACGAACTGCTGTGCGGCGGTGTCGAGCGCAACAGCGTCGACGACCTCGGCGCGGTCAAGTCCGAGGCCGAGGGCCGCGCCACCGGGGCGTCCGCGGCATGA
- a CDS encoding MAB_1171c family putative transporter, translated as MLPSQFIGWCCAVGALAAFVYTIPPLLRGRRDPAALALCVHFLCSSLSFLEQLGALPPTDQRHLTPLLTEVAVVGLTGSQTVFLMYWSHPPRTARRRARRRVVLFAGLALALVTLNFALGLNGRRAVAERLTLADMHDPGYAAYLYVFFAICALGQLETVRLSWRYMGIAPRAWLRWGMRAAMLGALLSVVHCAIRCWEITGTLSGHGMGVLHSPDWLTGDIGAALKVFGWTVPAWGPSLGRAARWIGKYRAYRRLRPLWLALSRAVPDIVLDPPVLGGLGDILPLRDLDYRLYRRVIEIRDGQHALRPYLPKETRSCDAEAEARDLRIALGAQRAASGPLGPAADAPGAAGRGRAPTGLTDDIVWLGRVSDAFVRAR; from the coding sequence ATGCTTCCCAGTCAATTCATCGGGTGGTGCTGCGCCGTGGGGGCGCTGGCCGCCTTCGTCTACACCATTCCGCCCCTCCTCCGCGGCCGCAGGGACCCGGCCGCGCTCGCCCTGTGCGTCCACTTCCTGTGCTCCTCGCTCAGCTTCCTCGAACAGCTCGGCGCGCTGCCGCCGACCGACCAGCGCCATCTGACGCCCCTGCTGACCGAGGTGGCGGTCGTCGGACTCACCGGCTCCCAGACGGTCTTCCTCATGTACTGGTCCCATCCGCCTCGGACCGCCCGGCGCAGGGCCCGCCGACGGGTCGTCCTCTTCGCCGGTCTCGCGCTGGCCCTCGTCACGCTGAACTTCGCGCTGGGCCTGAACGGCCGCAGGGCCGTCGCGGAGCGGCTCACCCTGGCGGACATGCACGATCCCGGGTACGCGGCGTACCTCTACGTCTTCTTCGCGATCTGCGCCCTCGGGCAGCTCGAAACGGTCCGGCTCTCCTGGCGCTACATGGGCATCGCCCCGCGTGCCTGGCTGCGCTGGGGCATGCGGGCCGCCATGCTCGGCGCGCTCCTCTCCGTCGTGCACTGCGCCATCCGGTGCTGGGAGATCACGGGCACGCTGTCGGGGCACGGCATGGGCGTCCTGCACTCCCCCGACTGGCTGACGGGGGACATCGGCGCCGCGCTCAAGGTGTTCGGCTGGACGGTGCCCGCGTGGGGGCCGAGCCTGGGCCGTGCCGCACGGTGGATCGGCAAGTACCGCGCCTACCGGCGGCTGAGGCCCCTGTGGCTCGCGCTCAGCCGGGCCGTGCCCGACATCGTGCTCGACCCTCCGGTGCTCGGCGGGCTCGGTGACATACTGCCCCTGCGCGACCTCGACTACCGGCTCTACCGCCGCGTCATCGAGATCCGCGACGGCCAGCACGCGCTGCGCCCCTATCTGCCCAAGGAGACCCGGTCTTGCGATGCCGAGGCCGAGGCGCGGGACCTGCGGATCGCGCTCGGCGCGCAACGGGCCGCGAGCGGGCCGCTCGGCCCGGCCGCCGACGCGCCGGGGGCAGCGGGCCGCGGCCGGGCCCCGACCGGACTCACGGACGACATCGTCTGGCTCGGCCGGGTCTCGGACGCCTTCGTCCGGGCGCGCTGA
- a CDS encoding acyl carrier protein, with translation MTGITAQDMVRLLTESAGDLDFSGPPEDVLDLTFEELGCDSLALLETAARIQQDYGVELPDDLATGLATPRSLMEAINTSPAKAG, from the coding sequence ATGACCGGGATCACCGCACAGGACATGGTCCGCCTGCTCACCGAGAGCGCCGGGGACCTCGATTTCTCGGGGCCTCCCGAAGACGTCCTCGACCTGACCTTCGAGGAGCTCGGCTGTGACTCGCTGGCCCTCCTGGAGACCGCGGCACGGATCCAGCAGGACTACGGCGTCGAGCTCCCCGACGACCTGGCGACCGGGCTCGCGACCCCGCGCTCACTGATGGAGGCCATCAACACCAGCCCCGCCAAGGCCGGTTGA
- a CDS encoding carboxyl transferase domain-containing protein, with protein MKAGEQLFDAGSLKPLGARPRTGDPLVCAEGAVHGHRVVAAVTDFRLLGELIATAAERAVRERLPLLVVAVSGGAGTQEVTVSPTQLARAAQALGELDREGILTLAVISDPPYGEGVASIAGLFDVIVAESGSGSDWDSELPDGSRTAEYLRERGLVDVLRPRAELRDTLARLLATAAVPASPAVRAEGTGAPSARAPLIRDPAELPESAVKETVRRARHLGRPTTLDYFGRLFTGFEELRGDRGGSDCPSIVGGPARLDGVPVMVLGHQKGHPGEAPRERGFGTTTPAGHRKAARLLRLAGKLGLPVITLVDTPGTFPGLETGEQGQGQAVVIAESIRLMTGLPVPVVTLVTGEGGSGGALALAVADRVLVCANCVYSVISPEGCAALLWDDAATAPGTAEALRIDAGALLRLGIADAVVPEPADGAHTDPALAADYVHAALASVLDELRPMPVADLVAARYDRFRAYGAVESFMNATEEAMQS; from the coding sequence ATGAAAGCAGGAGAGCAGCTCTTCGACGCGGGCAGCCTGAAGCCGCTCGGCGCCCGGCCGCGCACCGGCGATCCACTGGTGTGCGCGGAGGGCGCGGTGCACGGACACCGGGTGGTGGCCGCGGTGACGGACTTCCGCCTCCTGGGTGAATTGATTGCCACGGCCGCCGAACGGGCGGTGCGGGAGCGGCTCCCGCTGCTCGTCGTGGCCGTTTCCGGGGGCGCCGGGACGCAGGAGGTGACGGTGTCCCCGACGCAGTTGGCCAGGGCGGCGCAGGCTCTCGGCGAGCTGGACAGGGAGGGCATCCTGACCCTCGCGGTCATCTCGGATCCGCCGTACGGCGAGGGCGTGGCCTCGATCGCCGGGCTCTTCGACGTGATCGTCGCGGAGTCGGGATCGGGGTCGGATTGGGATTCGGAACTCCCCGACGGATCGCGCACGGCTGAGTACCTCCGGGAGCGCGGGCTCGTCGACGTGCTCAGGCCGCGCGCCGAACTGCGCGACACCCTCGCCCGGCTGCTGGCCACGGCGGCCGTACCTGCGTCACCTGCCGTACGGGCCGAGGGCACAGGAGCACCGTCCGCCCGCGCCCCGCTCATCCGCGACCCCGCCGAGCTCCCCGAGTCCGCCGTGAAGGAGACCGTCCGGCGCGCGAGGCACCTCGGCAGACCGACCACGCTGGACTACTTCGGACGGCTCTTCACCGGCTTCGAGGAACTGCGCGGCGACCGCGGGGGCAGCGACTGCCCCTCGATCGTCGGCGGCCCCGCCCGCCTGGACGGCGTACCCGTCATGGTGCTCGGCCACCAGAAGGGCCACCCCGGCGAGGCACCGCGCGAGCGCGGCTTCGGCACGACCACCCCGGCCGGTCACCGCAAGGCCGCCCGCCTGCTGCGCCTCGCGGGCAAGCTCGGCCTGCCGGTGATCACCCTCGTCGACACCCCGGGAACCTTCCCCGGCTTGGAGACCGGGGAGCAGGGGCAGGGCCAGGCCGTCGTCATCGCCGAGAGCATCCGGCTGATGACGGGCCTGCCCGTGCCGGTGGTCACGCTCGTCACCGGCGAGGGCGGCAGCGGCGGCGCCCTCGCGCTCGCCGTCGCCGACCGGGTCCTCGTCTGCGCCAACTGCGTGTACTCCGTCATCAGCCCCGAGGGCTGCGCGGCGCTCCTGTGGGACGACGCGGCGACGGCGCCCGGCACGGCGGAGGCGTTGCGCATCGACGCGGGCGCGCTGCTGCGCCTCGGCATCGCCGACGCGGTCGTCCCCGAACCGGCGGACGGCGCCCACACCGATCCGGCGCTCGCCGCCGACTACGTCCACGCGGCGCTCGCCTCGGTGCTCGACGAACTGCGCCCGATGCCCGTCGCCGACCTCGTCGCCGCGCGATACGACCGCTTTCGCGCGTACGGAGCCGTCGAGTCCTTCATGAACGCCACGGAAGAGGCGATGCAATCGTGA